Proteins encoded together in one Prevotella scopos JCM 17725 window:
- a CDS encoding MerR family transcriptional regulator, whose product MAENPRKLYYSIKEVAQQINVTESLLRYWETEFPHLRPKTTGNRVRQYTEKDIEQIKVIYNLVKVRGFKIAAARKMLQENRSGADKSQKVMETLFSVRDQLKELKKQLDGLV is encoded by the coding sequence ATGGCAGAGAATCCGCGCAAACTGTATTATTCTATCAAGGAAGTGGCACAGCAGATTAACGTTACGGAGAGTCTGTTGAGATATTGGGAAACCGAGTTTCCACACCTTCGTCCTAAGACGACGGGTAATCGTGTACGCCAATATACGGAGAAGGACATTGAACAGATAAAGGTTATTTACAATCTTGTCAAGGTGCGTGGCTTTAAGATTGCTGCAGCTCGTAAGATGTTGCAGGAGAACAGAAGTGGTGCCGACAAGAGTCAAAAGGTAATGGAAACCCTCTTCTCTGTGCGCGACCAGCTGAAAGAACTTAAGAAGCAGTTAGACGGTTTAGTATAG